CGGCTGCGGGAGTAGTAGTGCGCCCGGCCGGTCTCGCGCGTCCGTTCGAGCGCCTCCGGCGAGACGTACGCCAGCATCAACACCTCGCCGGTGTCGGCGTCCTGTGCCACGGCGGGGACGAGTCCGTCCGCGCCGAAGTCGACCTCGACGTCCTCTGTCATTGGTTCGACCGACGGGAGTCCGGCCGATAGGTCTTTTGCCCCCGTCGCACGGCGTCGGCGTCGAAACGGCGTCAGAAGACGCCGAGCGCACCGAGCGCGCCGAAGACGATGTCGCCGTACGTGAAGGCCACGAGCGTCCCGACGAACATCGGGACGAGGAACGGAATCCCCGGCGAGATCCAGACCTCCTCCTGCTCGGAGACGACGTCGAGTCCGCCGCGGAGTTTCTCCGGGGTGGTCCCGTAGGCGCTCCCCTCGATGTCGTCGAGGAACGCCTCGGCCGCCCACGGGTCGTCGGCCTCGGCGGCGACTCCGACGTCGCCGCCGTCGGTCTCGTCCGGTACCTCGCCGTCGCGTTCGGGCGAGATCCCGCCGTCGGACTCGACGCCCGTAGCCGCCTCACTCGGATTCGCGGAACCGTCGCTCGCGCCGTCGCCCCCCACGTCGACCGCCCCGTCGGTCGGATCGTACGTGTCACCGACGCTCCCGGGAGCACGGAACCGTTCGGGAGCCGCCCGTAACTCGTCGAGGGTCAGCCCCCGCCAGCGGAGATACATCCGCAAGGCGTCGATGTCGAGGCCGTTCCGGGAGAAGCCGTCGGGGGTTTCGTAGAGGCGGCCGTGCGCCTCGGCGAGATCGGCGACGTCGACCCGCGTGCCGAGAAACGAGACCGGAAACCGGACCTCGCCGTCGAGGACGTTCCGAACGCCGAGCGCGAGCGGGTAGGCGGCGGCGAGGAGCACCGTGTTCGTGAGAATCGTCATCGAGAAGACGCCGAGCGTCGTCACGACCTCCGGTAGCGCGAACCCGAGGAAGTAGTACGTCGGGAAGGTGGGGAGAAGAATGGCGATCGTGATGAGCGCCTTCGCGTCC
This portion of the Halobellus litoreus genome encodes:
- a CDS encoding A24 family peptidase C-terminal domain-containing protein, with product MFASAPDLLRLVVLPVLGWTAWRDVETRRVPTRTWYPLVGLGLLLLAWDAVGHLSLATSADVLFFVRVAISLFLVAPIAYGFWWIGGFGGADAKALITIAILLPTFPTYYFLGFALPEVVTTLGVFSMTILTNTVLLAAAYPLALGVRNVLDGEVRFPVSFLGTRVDVADLAEAHGRLYETPDGFSRNGLDIDALRMYLRWRGLTLDELRAAPERFRAPGSVGDTYDPTDGAVDVGGDGASDGSANPSEAATGVESDGGISPERDGEVPDETDGGDVGVAAEADDPWAAEAFLDDIEGSAYGTTPEKLRGGLDVVSEQEEVWISPGIPFLVPMFVGTLVAFTYGDIVFGALGALGVF